One stretch of Toxoplasma gondii ME49 chromosome XI, whole genome shotgun sequence DNA includes these proteins:
- a CDS encoding hypothetical protein (encoded by transcript TGME49_216660) yields the protein MENNRFTASPFPAAHRAPKPKPFSSLSSTFFSSLSSSRFSWSPLSAIPLPPALCAATQQASSPSPSSSPSSSEVEPATSARTSALFSSRVSQQLGVDAAAACLASFGVSPFVTVIDRSIVQGAAGRRRLWDAIGSGLRDLAVRPLHVLSGRDFRIVFGVYAGTYFVANSAATLGRELLLPEATAELFKFLSTTAANMYLCIRKDIIFAQLFGAANASPSASSPSPCHGVAGRGASAVGAVENAVKATSRKFPMVSTLLFVSRDALTIAASFNAPAYLAAWLTRRAAADDLRRRRGSSESAAIGSDLEADMQMTREERREAAHADGRIPTMPQAHRDWMGSDRDDPVAAGGGESVGAALEEKRVWHRFVHRLAAEKSFADSTAQLICPVLVQFLSTPLHLLSLDIYNKPGQSGMQRAKFVVGAYAGTVAARASRILPAFGIGGILNAKTKEALRQYTHEETQ from the coding sequence ATGGAGAACAACAGGTTCACTGCTTCGCCGTTCCCAGCGGCGCATCGCGCCCCAAAGCCTAaaccgttttcctctctttcttccacttttttttcttctctgtcgtcttcccGGTTCTCCTGGTCCCCCCTTAGCGCTATCCCTCTCCCTCCAGCCCTCTGTGCAGCCACGCAGcaggcgtcttctccttctccctcctcctcaccttcttcttcggaaGTCGAGCCGGCGACTTCTGCGAGGACCTCtgcgttgttttcttcgcgagTCTCTCAGCAGTTGGGCGTGGACGCGGCCGCAGCAtgtctcgcctctttcgGGGTGTCTCCCTTTGTGACGGTGATCGATCGCTCCATCGTCCAGGGTGCCGCGGGCAGGCGCCGCCTGTGGGACGCCATAGGCTCGGGCCTTCGGGACTTGGCGGTGAGGCCTCTGCATGTGCTCTCAGGACGCGATTTTCGTATCGTCTTTGGTGTCTACGCGGGGACCTACTTTGTCGCGAACAGTGCAGCGACCCTAGGCCGCGAGTTGCTGCTCCCGGAAGCGACGGCGGAACTTTTCAAGTTCTTGTCGACCACCGCAGCCAACATGTATCTTTGCATTCGAAAGGATATCATCTTTGCCCAGCTGTTCGGCGCCGCAAACGCCTCGCcgtccgcgtcttctccgtcgccaTGCCACGGAGTTGCTGGGCGAGGAGCTTCAGCGGTCGGCGCTGTTGAAAACGCGGTGAAGGCGACCTCTCGGAAGTTCCCTATGGTGTCtactctcctcttcgtcagTCGAGACGCCCTCACGATTGCCGCCTCCTTCAATGCGCCGGCCTACCTCGCCGCATGGCTCACGCGTCGAGCCGCGGCAGACGACCTGCGGCGTCGACGCGGAAGTTCAGAGTCCGCAGCGATTGGCTCAGATCTAGAGGCTGACATGCAGATGACGCGCGAAGAGCGGCGCGaggctgcgcatgcagacgggCGAATTCCAACGATGCCCCAGGCACACCGCGACTGGATGGGATCCGACCGCGACGACCCCGTCGCTGCTGGCGGAGGCGAGAGTGTCGGCGCGGCTCTTGAAGAAAAGCGAGTCTGGCATCGCTTTGTGCACCGTCTTGCTGCTGAAAAGAGTTTCGCGGATTCCACAGCGCAGCTGATTTGTCCTGTACTCGTCCAGTTTCTGTCCACTCCACTCcacttgctctctctcgacatCTACAACAAGCCCGGACAGTCTGGAATGCAAAGAGCCAAGTTCGTCGTCGGCGCGTACGCGGGCACCGTCGCGGCGCGTGCGTCTCGCATACTCCCCGCTTTCGGCATTGGTGGCATTCTCAACGCAAAAACTAAAGAGGCCCTCAGACAGTACACTCATGAAGAGACGCAATGA